A genome region from Oenanthe melanoleuca isolate GR-GAL-2019-014 chromosome 2, OMel1.0, whole genome shotgun sequence includes the following:
- the ATP6V1H gene encoding V-type proton ATPase subunit H isoform X2, with protein MDIRGAVDAAVPTNIIAAKAAEVRANKVNWQSYLQGQMISGEDCEFIQRFEQKRNPEEKQELLQTEGNQCAKTFINLMTHISKEQTVQYILTMVDDMLQENHQRVCIFFDYAKRGKNTAWSYFLPMLNRQDLFTVHMAARIIAKLAAWGRELMEGSDLNYYFNWIKTQLSSQKLRGTGGSVDTGAVSTSDSSQYVQCVAGCLQLMLRVNEYRFAWVEADGVNCIMGVLSNKCGFQLQYQMIFCVWLLAFSPQMCEYLRRYNIVPVLSDILQESVKEKVTRIILAAFRNLLEKSTERETRQEYALAMIQCKVLKQLENLDQQKYDDEDISEDIKFLLDKLGESVQDLSSFDEYSSELKSGRLEWSPVHKSEKFWRENAVRLNEKNYELLKILTKLLEVSDDPQVLAVAAHDVGEYVRHYPRGKREYLGKQLQSEQPQTATARS; from the exons ATGGATATCCGAGGTGCTGTAGATGCTGCTGTCCCAACAAACATCATTGCTGCCAAAGCTGCTGAAGTTCGGGCAAACAAAGTAAACTGGCAGTCATATCTCCA aggtCAGATGATTTCAGGTGAAGACTGTGAATTCATTCAAAGATTCgaacagaaaagaaatccagaagaaaaacaggagtTGTTGCAAACAGAAGGCAATCAA tgtGCTAAAACATTTATAAACTTGATGACTCATATCTCCAAGGAACAGACTGTTCAGTACATTCTGACTATGGTTGATGATATGCTGCAA GAAAATCATCAGCGTGTTTGCATCTTCTTTGATTATGCAAAACGTGGTAAAAACACTGCATGGTCCTATTTTCTGCCAATGTTGAATCGACAAGATCTCTTCACTGTGCATATG GCAGCAAGAATTATTGCCAAACTGGCTGCATGGGGGAGGGAGCTGATGGAAGGAAGTGACTTGAATTACTATTTCAACTGGATTAAAACTCAGCTTAGTTCACAG aaACTACGCGGTACAGGGGGTTCTGTGGATACAGGAGCAGTATCCACAAGTGAT AGTTCCCAGTATGTACAATGTGTTGCTGGATGTCTGCAGCTGATGCTCAGGGTCAATGAATACCGCTTTGCATGGGTAGAAGCAGATGGAGTAAATTG CATCATGGGTGTCCTGAGCAACAAATGCGGTTTTCAGCTCCAGTATCAGATGATTTTCTGTGTGTGGCTGCTGGCTTTTAGCCCTCAGATGTGTGAATACCTTCGTCGGTACAATattgtccctgtgctgtcagatATTCTTCAGGAATCTGTCAAAGAGAAAGTAACCAGAATCATCCTTGCAGCATTTCGG AATTTGTTAGAGAAATCTACTGAGAGAGAAACTCGCCAAGAATATGCTCTTGCCATGATTCAGTGTAAGGTTTTAAAGCAGCTAGAGAATTTGGATCAGCAGAAATATGATGATGAAGACATCAGTGAAGATATCAAATTTCTACTGGACAAGCTTGGAGAGAGTGTGCAGGACCTCAG CTCCTTTGATGAATACAGCTCTGAGCTCAAGTCAGGAAGGCTGGAATGGAGTCCTGTGCACAAATCTGAGAAATTCTGGCGGGAGAATGCTGTAAGACTAAATGAGAAGAATTATGAACTACTCAA AATCCTGACCAAACTTCTGGAGGTTTCTGATGATCCACAGGTGCTGGCTGTAGCTGCTCATGACGTGGGAGAATATGTGCGACACTACCCCCGTGGGAAACG